CGCTGTTACCCAGACATCAGCCTTAACTGCTGCACCGTCGCTACCTGACCGAGGCAAGCCTGCCCTGGCTGCCTTGTGTGCTGCCTTACAGCAGTGTGAAACCCCTGGCCAACTTCAGGAGCTGGTCTCAAGCTATAGCAGCGAGAGCTTGGAGCAAGCCATACAGCAGTTGAGTCCTGAGCGTCAGGAGCGGTTAGGGGAGTTGCTGGCTTTGAGTGTCCGGGATAAGCCAGCCGAAGCTGGACTAGACGTGTCTGCCTGGAGGTAGGAGCAGAAGATGAGCAAACGTCGGAGGCGTGTCCTAACCCCTAGTGCTACAGAAATTCCGGGCCAGCCTGAAGGGGCTGAGCCCCAATCGGTTGGGCATTCATGTCAAAGTAACAGCCTTTTACCTGAACAGACGGGAACGGGAGCCGTTGGGCCAGAGCCTAAACCGCGAGTGAGCAATTCATGCCAAAACACAGAACTTTTGCATGAATCACTCGGTGACGCAGAACCTCCGCAGCCGCCTCAAGCAACAGCTTTGCTTTCATGCCAAAGCTCTCAGGTTTGGCATGACTCTCTAACTCCAGTTGGCCGAGCTGCCACTCACCTCACCCAAGCAGTAGCAGAGCTGCAACAGGCGGTGAGAGAGTTGGTGGCTCAGGGAACTCGGGAGGGTTCAATCGCTGCTTACCCTAAACCCAACGGCCGAACCTATTACAACCATGTCACCTGTGAGCAAGGCAAAGTCAAACGAGTTTATCTCCCCCTGAAGCACAAGCTGAAGGCCGAGGCTGAGATTGAGCGGGGTCGTCAAGCTATGAAGTTGCAGGTGATGTCCGAGCAATTGAAGCAGATCTTGAATCAGCTACATGGCTTGTGAAAGAGGGACTTAGAGCAAGTTCTTTAACAGGGTCTGACGCTGCGCTTTACGCTCGAACTCACGATTAAACCTGGAAATTCAATCGCAGAACCACCTTACTTAACGACTTAAACCCTGTACATATGTTGAGATTAAACAGAGCGGCACTTTAGTAGCAGTGAGATCACTTTTTAGACACCATCCCAAAGCCGACAAGCTGGAACGTTATATCGCTCTCTAGCAGTACAGTTTAGCTAGCTTACAATAAGGGGCCTAACTACCTCTTTACCAAGCTATGGCGAGTTCTCATTCTCTTCCCGACCAGCAGACCATTCAAGGGATGGCAAGCCGTTACCCAGAAATCGATATTCCCTCCATTGAGGCTTGCCTAGTATTTCTGGATACTTCAACTGCCTTCTATGACTCAGTAGATAGCTATCTTGAAGCTCACAATCTATCCAGAGGAAAGTTCACACTGCTTATGCAGTTAGTCGAGGCAGATAAGGAGGGCCTACTACCCTCTGAGTTTGCTGAGCGGGCTGGCGTAACTCGTGCATCAGTGACGAGCTTACTAGATGGTCTAGAACGCGAGAAGTTAGTCACCCGCCAGCCTCACCCAGTGGATCGCAGAATGCTCACAGTCCACATGACTGACAAAGGACGAGAACTCATGAGCAGGATACTGCCTGAGCACTTTGTCCGGATCAAGGCATGGATGGATAATCTGAGCGACCGTGAAAAGAAAACCTTCATCAAACTCCTGACGAAACTACGTTCCGGCATTCCCGCATTACAAAAGTTATAGTTCCCGTGCAATTTTGGCTGATTCGCCTGGTAAAGTAGTTAGGTAGCTAACTATCAGGCCCCTAATGAGAAGGTGGGAGCAGCATGCGAATTGGACTGCTGGTGCTAGCGGGAGAAGGACATCTCAACCCATCTGTAGCTCTGGGCAGGGAGCTTCAGAGCTGCGGGCATCAGGTCATATTCTTCTCAATGGTGGATACCGTTGCGGTTGGTCAAGCTGCCGGACTGAAGGTGGTCGAGTGTGCTGCTCAAGAGTTGCCTTTAGGCACAGTCAACCGTCTGATGACCAGCATGGCGGGAGGAACACCCCCCTGGAAAATGTCAGCAATGATGAAAGAGGTTGAATGGATTAACACCGCAAACTTACTGGCTGTTGATGCCTGGATGAACCAGCATTCAGGTCAGCTGGATTGTCTTCTCATTGATGCGCTGACTCCACATTTTTATC
Above is a genomic segment from Leptolyngbya sp. FACHB-261 containing:
- a CDS encoding MarR family winged helix-turn-helix transcriptional regulator; the encoded protein is MASSHSLPDQQTIQGMASRYPEIDIPSIEACLVFLDTSTAFYDSVDSYLEAHNLSRGKFTLLMQLVEADKEGLLPSEFAERAGVTRASVTSLLDGLEREKLVTRQPHPVDRRMLTVHMTDKGRELMSRILPEHFVRIKAWMDNLSDREKKTFIKLLTKLRSGIPALQKL